One stretch of Pradoshia sp. D12 DNA includes these proteins:
- a CDS encoding ROK family transcriptional regulator has protein sequence MENSHYIIRTQNESLCLETIINNLGVSRAELATITGLTKATVSSIVKKLLDDNLVTETGSGQSSNLGGRKPIKLQYNGKSGLSISIDVGYNYIRALLTYLDGEEISYIEKKPITLNEDTVRSYFSEIFSSFDKIKPKSLYDIIGVVIAVHGPVFNGNIIFTPHYNLDKIRFREITESLIDYPIFLENEANLSALGEYTFTSESSSLISINIHGGIGAGIVRDGIIQTGSHGFAGEIGHQIISAGGKKCKCGNLGCLEAYASNKASFEYFAQLKDMDYVNAIILREYYNNGDTDAKKVVKENTRYLSFGINNMIAHYDPEVIVLNSSLYREIPEMMTMLKNNLYSTFSKCIIVRNSKLNERATLLGGLALNLQNFLGIKHMKFNTKA, from the coding sequence ATGGAAAACTCTCATTATATTATACGTACTCAAAATGAATCCCTTTGTCTGGAGACGATTATTAATAATCTAGGTGTGTCACGAGCTGAACTGGCTACCATAACTGGTTTAACTAAAGCTACTGTCTCTAGCATCGTTAAGAAATTACTGGATGACAATTTAGTCACTGAAACAGGCAGTGGTCAAAGCAGTAATTTAGGCGGACGTAAACCCATCAAGCTACAATACAATGGAAAATCCGGTCTCTCTATCTCTATTGATGTTGGATATAATTACATTCGCGCCTTATTAACTTATCTTGATGGTGAAGAAATTTCCTACATTGAGAAGAAACCAATTACCTTAAATGAAGACACCGTCAGATCTTATTTTTCTGAGATATTCTCTTCTTTTGATAAGATAAAGCCTAAATCGCTCTACGATATTATTGGTGTAGTAATCGCTGTTCATGGACCTGTTTTTAATGGAAATATTATTTTTACTCCACATTACAATTTAGATAAGATTCGATTCCGTGAAATAACTGAAAGCCTAATTGATTACCCTATATTTCTAGAAAACGAAGCTAACTTATCAGCGCTAGGTGAGTATACTTTTACATCTGAATCCTCTAGTTTAATCAGTATTAATATTCATGGAGGTATAGGTGCCGGTATCGTCCGAGACGGAATTATACAAACTGGTTCGCATGGGTTCGCTGGAGAGATTGGCCACCAAATTATCTCTGCTGGCGGTAAGAAGTGCAAATGCGGGAATCTCGGGTGTTTAGAAGCCTATGCCTCAAATAAAGCTTCCTTTGAATATTTTGCACAATTAAAAGATATGGATTATGTCAATGCAATTATTTTAAGAGAATACTATAACAATGGGGATACTGATGCCAAAAAAGTCGTCAAGGAGAATACACGCTATTTAAGTTTCGGTATAAATAATATGATTGCCCATTACGACCCTGAGGTTATCGTTTTAAATAGTTCTCTTTACCGCGAAATTCCTGAAATGATGACAATGTTAAAAAATAATCTATATAGCACTTTTTCTAAATGTATAATTGTTCGAAACAGCAAACTTAATGAACGAGCTACTCTTCTAGGAGGCTTAGCCTTAAATCTCCAAAATTTCCTTGGTATTAAACATATGAAATTCAATACAAAGGCTTAG
- the xylA gene encoding xylose isomerase, with protein sequence MTYFPNVGKIKYEGKNSDNPFAFRYYNPEEVVAGKTMKEHLRFAVAYWHTMTQDGSDPFGLPTNQRTWFGETAMDTARNRVVAFFEILEKLGVEYFCFHDVDIAPEGNSLEEFYRNLDEITDLIKEQMDRTGIRLLWNTANMFSHPRYVNGAASTNNADVFAYAAAQVKKGLDISKKLNGENYVFWGGREGYETLLNTDMALEQDNIARLFKMAVAYGEKINHKPQFLIEPKPKEPSKHQYDFDAATALQFIQKYDLTGEFKLNLEANHATLAGHTFEHEIEVARINNALGSLDANQGDVLLGWDTDEFPTNVYDVTMAMYGVLENGGIAPGGINFDSKVRRSSFEMEDLFLAHIAGMDTFARGLKAAAKLKEDRFFDSLKEKRYASFYEGIGASIVNGKEDLESLTEYALKLDDIKLESSHIEYVKSRLNDYLY encoded by the coding sequence ATGACTTATTTTCCGAATGTAGGAAAAATCAAGTATGAGGGAAAAAACTCAGATAACCCGTTTGCTTTCCGTTATTACAATCCAGAAGAGGTTGTGGCCGGCAAAACAATGAAAGAACATTTGAGATTTGCGGTCGCATACTGGCATACAATGACACAAGATGGTAGTGATCCATTTGGTTTGCCTACAAATCAACGAACTTGGTTTGGTGAAACAGCAATGGATACAGCTAGAAACCGTGTGGTCGCTTTCTTTGAAATTTTAGAGAAACTAGGCGTTGAATATTTTTGCTTCCATGATGTGGATATTGCGCCGGAAGGTAATTCTTTAGAAGAGTTCTATAGAAATCTAGATGAAATTACTGATTTGATAAAAGAACAAATGGATAGAACTGGAATCAGATTACTGTGGAATACCGCAAATATGTTTAGTCATCCAAGATATGTAAATGGAGCAGCTTCTACTAATAATGCAGATGTATTTGCTTATGCAGCGGCACAAGTCAAAAAAGGGCTTGATATTTCCAAAAAGTTGAACGGCGAAAATTATGTGTTCTGGGGCGGCCGTGAAGGCTATGAAACACTATTGAATACAGACATGGCTCTTGAACAAGATAATATTGCGCGTTTATTCAAGATGGCTGTAGCTTATGGAGAAAAGATTAATCATAAACCACAATTTTTGATTGAACCTAAACCAAAAGAGCCATCTAAACACCAATATGATTTTGATGCTGCTACCGCATTACAGTTTATCCAAAAATATGATCTTACTGGTGAATTTAAGCTGAACCTTGAAGCAAACCATGCTACACTTGCTGGCCACACATTTGAACATGAGATTGAAGTTGCACGCATAAATAATGCCTTAGGATCTCTCGATGCGAACCAAGGTGATGTTCTGCTAGGTTGGGACACAGACGAATTCCCAACAAATGTTTATGATGTTACGATGGCCATGTATGGTGTACTAGAAAATGGAGGAATTGCACCAGGTGGTATTAACTTTGACTCTAAAGTGCGTCGTTCCAGCTTTGAAATGGAAGATTTGTTCTTAGCCCATATTGCCGGTATGGACACATTTGCTAGAGGACTAAAAGCAGCGGCTAAATTAAAAGAAGATCGCTTCTTTGATAGTTTGAAAGAAAAACGCTATGCCTCTTTCTATGAAGGAATTGGAGCTTCCATTGTTAATGGCAAGGAAGACTTAGAAAGCCT